The genomic segment CGGGGTCAACACGGGCGCGTCGACGGGCATGGTCCTGGCGATCGCCTTCCTCGGGGTCACCTCGGTACTCGGCTACGTGTGGTTCGCCCTCGTGGGCGCCGCGCTCGCCTCGCTCGTGGTGTACGTGCTCGGCGCGACGGGCCGGGGCGCAGCGAGCCCGGAGCGGCTGGTGCTGGCCGGTGCGGCGATCACCGCCGTGCTCTACGCGTTCAACACGGCCGTGCTTCTGTCGAACCCCGAGGCGTACGACGAGTACCGCTTCTGGATGGTCGGGTCGCTGGCCGGGCGCTACTACGACGTGCTGCTGCCGGTGCTGCCGTTCGTGGTGGTGGGCGCGGTCGTCGCGCTGTTGCTGATGCGGCCTCTCAACGCGCTGTCCATGGGGGACGACGTCGGCCGGGCCCTCGGAGCCCGGCCCGGTCTCACCCGGGCGGCCGGAGCCGTTGCGGTGACGCTGCTGTGTGGTGCGGCCACGGCCGCCATCGGGCCGATCGCGTTCGTGGGTCTCGCGGTGCCGCACGCCGCGCGTCTGCTGGTGGGGCCGGACCAGCGTTGGGTGCTGCCGTACTCGCTGGTGCTCGCGCCGCTGCTGCTCGTGGGATCCGACGTGGTGGGCCGCGTGATCGCTCCGCCCAGCGAGGTGCAGGTCGGCATCGTGACGGCGGTGATCGGGGTGCCCGTGTTCTGCCTGTTGTGCCGACGACGGAGGCTGTCGAGCCTGTGAGCGACGAGACCCCTACCTCCACGCCGACCGCGTCCGTCGCGGTCCGTCCCGTCACCGGTCGGGTGCTGCGCACGCGCGGTGAGGGTGTCGCGTTGCGCCTGTCCACGCGGACGCTGGTCGTCGGTGTGTCGCTGGCGCTGGCCCTTCTCGCCACGGCGACGATCACGCTGACCACGGGCGAGTTCGAGGTGTCGTTGTCGGAGGTCCTCGCCGTGCTCGTGGGGCAGGGCGACGGCGCCGCCGACTTCATCGTGGGCACCCTGCGGCTTCCTCGGCTGCTCACGGCCGTCTTCGTGGGAGCGGGTCTCGCCGTGAGCGGGGCGATCCTGCAGAGCCTGCTGCGCAACCCGCTCGGCAGTCCGGACTTCGTGGGCTTCACCAACGGCGCGTCGACCGGCGCCCTTGTGATGATCATCGTCGTCGGCGGCACGATGACGCAGGTCGCGGTCGGTGCGCTGGTCGGCGGGCTGGTCACGGCGCTGCTGGTCTACGTGCTGTCGTACCGGCGGGGCGTGCAGGGCTACCGGTTCGTGCTCATCGGCGTGGGTATCAATGCCCTCGCGTTGTCGGTGAACTCCTACCTGATCACCCGCGCGGACATCTACGACGCCGTGAGCGCGCAGGCGTGGCTGGTCGGCAGCGTCAACAGCCGCAGCTGGGACCACGTCGCCGTGTCGGGGCTGGCGCTCGCCGTGTTGCTTCCTCTGGCGCTGAGCCAGGTTCGCGCGTTGTCGATGCTGGAACTCGGGGACCAGTCCGCGACGGCGCTCGGTGTGGGTGTCCAGCGCAGCCGGGCGATCCTCATCGCGTCGAGCGTGCTGCTGGCCGGGTTCGCCACGGCGGCGGCCGGGCCGATCTGGTTCGTCGCGCTCGCCGCACCGCAACTGGCGCGGCGGCTCACGCGCGGCGCCGCGCCGGGGCTGGTCACGTCGGCGCTCATGGGCGCGTTGCTGCTGGCCGTCAGCGACCTGGCGATGGACCGGCTGTTCCCCGCCCAGCAGTTGCCCGTCGGTACCGCCACGGGCTGTGTGGGCGGGCTGTACCTGATGTGGTTGTTGGCGTCCGAGTGGCGCGGAAAGGGCAGGTACGCGTGAGCGAATCGACACCGACGCGCAGTGGGGCGGGCAGCAGGCTGCGCGCCGAGAACCTCACCCTCGCCTACGACGACGCCGTGGTGGCGAGGGACCTCGGGGTCTCGGTGCCGGACGGGTCGTTCACCGTGATCGTCGGACCGAACGCGTGCGGGAAGTCGACGCTGCTGAAGGCGCTGGCCCGGATGCTTAAACCGGACGCGGGGGCGGTGTACCTCGACGGGAAGGCCATCAGCGGTTACCGCTCGCGGGAGGTGGCGCGGAGGCTCGGGCTGCTGCCGCAGAGCTCCATCGCGCCGAGCGGTATCACGGTCGGCGATCTCGTGGCGCGGGGCCGCTACCCGCACCAGCGGCTGCTGCGGCAGTGGTCGTCGCAGGACGAGGCCGTGGTGGTCGAGTCGATGCGGCGGACGGGCGTGGCCGAGCTGGCGAATCGCCTGGTCGACGAGCTGTCGGGTGGTCAGCGGCAGCGGGTGTGGCTCGCGATGGTGCTGGCGCAGCAGACGCCGATCCTGCTGCTCGACGAGCCGACGACGTTCCTCGACATCGCCCACCAGATCGAGGTCCTGGACCTCTGTGCCGACCTGAACGCCGACTCGGGGCACACGCTGGTGGCGGTGCTGCACGACCTCAACCAGGCCTGCCGCTACGCCACCAACCTCATCGTGCTCGCCCCGGGCGGGCGGATCGCCGCGCAGGGCGACCCGTCCGAGATCGTCACCGCCGA from the Saccharomonospora azurea NA-128 genome contains:
- a CDS encoding FecCD family ABC transporter permease encodes the protein MSLAAPASPDSGTEPGGQAIAARRWAQLLRAGGLVVATVALVLIALLSIWLGSRDIPFTDTWDVLLHPEAWAGSDTAVIIHDYRIPRTLLGIVAGLALGLSGALMQALTRNPLAEPGLLGVNTGASTGMVLAIAFLGVTSVLGYVWFALVGAALASLVVYVLGATGRGAASPERLVLAGAAITAVLYAFNTAVLLSNPEAYDEYRFWMVGSLAGRYYDVLLPVLPFVVVGAVVALLLMRPLNALSMGDDVGRALGARPGLTRAAGAVAVTLLCGAATAAIGPIAFVGLAVPHAARLLVGPDQRWVLPYSLVLAPLLLVGSDVVGRVIAPPSEVQVGIVTAVIGVPVFCLLCRRRRLSSL
- a CDS encoding FecCD family ABC transporter permease, coding for MSDETPTSTPTASVAVRPVTGRVLRTRGEGVALRLSTRTLVVGVSLALALLATATITLTTGEFEVSLSEVLAVLVGQGDGAADFIVGTLRLPRLLTAVFVGAGLAVSGAILQSLLRNPLGSPDFVGFTNGASTGALVMIIVVGGTMTQVAVGALVGGLVTALLVYVLSYRRGVQGYRFVLIGVGINALALSVNSYLITRADIYDAVSAQAWLVGSVNSRSWDHVAVSGLALAVLLPLALSQVRALSMLELGDQSATALGVGVQRSRAILIASSVLLAGFATAAAGPIWFVALAAPQLARRLTRGAAPGLVTSALMGALLLAVSDLAMDRLFPAQQLPVGTATGCVGGLYLMWLLASEWRGKGRYA
- a CDS encoding ABC transporter ATP-binding protein — translated: MSESTPTRSGAGSRLRAENLTLAYDDAVVARDLGVSVPDGSFTVIVGPNACGKSTLLKALARMLKPDAGAVYLDGKAISGYRSREVARRLGLLPQSSIAPSGITVGDLVARGRYPHQRLLRQWSSQDEAVVVESMRRTGVAELANRLVDELSGGQRQRVWLAMVLAQQTPILLLDEPTTFLDIAHQIEVLDLCADLNADSGHTLVAVLHDLNQACRYATNLIVLAPGGRIAAQGDPSEIVTAELIADVFGLPCRVIDDPETGTPMIVPAARRRSRSEDDGPVAVHEHAAL